The following are from one region of the Phyllostomus discolor isolate MPI-MPIP mPhyDis1 chromosome 9, mPhyDis1.pri.v3, whole genome shotgun sequence genome:
- the VPS16 gene encoding vacuolar protein sorting-associated protein 16 homolog, whose amino-acid sequence MDCYTANWNPLGESAFYRKYELYSMDWDLKEELRDYLVAAAPYGGPIALLRNPWQKEKAASIRPVLEIYSASGMPLASLLWKSGPVVSLGWSAEEELLCVQEDGVVLVYGLHGDFRRHFSMGNEVLQNRVLDARIFHTEFGSGVAILTGAHRFTLSANVGDLKLRRMPEVPGLQSAPSCWTILCQDRVAQILLAVGPDLYLLDHAACSAVTPPGLAPGVSSFLQMAVSFTYRHLALFTDTGCIWMGTASLKEKLCEFNCNIRAPPKQMVWCSRPRSKERAVVVAWERRLMVVGDAPESIQFVLDEDSYLVPELDGVRIFSRSTHEFLHEVPVASEEIFKIASMAPGALLLEAQKEYEKESQKADEYLREIQELGQLTQAVQQCIEAAGHEHRPDMQKSLLRAASFGKCFLDRFPPDSFVRMCQDLRVLNAIRDYHIGIPLTYSQYKQLTIQVLLDRLVLRRLYPLAIQICEYLRLPEVQGVSRILAHWACYKVQQKDVSDEDVARAINQKLGDTPGVSYSDIAARAYGCGRTELAIKLLEYEPRSGEQVPLLLKMKRSKLALSKAIESGDTDLVFTVLLHLKNELNRGDFFMTLRNQPMALSLYRQFCKHQELETLKDLYNQDDNHQELGSFHIRASYAEERIEGRVAALQTAADAFYKAKNEFAAKATEDQMRLLRLQRRLEEELGRQFLDLSLHDTVTTLILDGHNKRAEQLARDFRIPDKRLWWLKLTALADLEDWEELEKFSKSKKSPIGYLPFVEICMKQHNKYEAKKYASRVGPEQKVKALLLVGDVAQAADVAIERRNEAELSLVLSHCTGATDGATADKIQRARAQAQKK is encoded by the exons GAAATATGAACTGTACAGCATGGACTGGGACCTAAAGGAGGAACTTAGGGACTACCTGGTGGCTGCTGCACCCTATGGGGGCCCCATTG CACTGCTGAGAAACCCCTGGCAGAAGGAGAAGGCCGCCAGTATACGGCCAGTACTTGAGATCTACTCTGCTTCTGGCATGCCTCTGGCCAGTCTGCTG TGGAAGAGTGGGCCAGTGGTATCCCTGGGCTGGTCAGCTGAAGAGGAGCTCCTCTGTGTGCAGGAAGATGGTGTAGTACTGGTGTATGGGCTTCATGGTGACTTCCGGAGACACTTCAGTATGGGCAAT GAGGTGCTCCAGAACCGGGTTCTAGATGCCCGGATCTTCCATACCGAGTTTGGTTCTGGAGTGGCCATCCTCACAGGGGCCCACCGCTTTACCCTCAGTGCCAATGTGGGTGACCTCAAACTCCGCCGAATGCCAGAAGTGCCAG GTTTGCAGAGTGCACCCTCATGCTGGACCATACTGTGCCAGGACCGAGTGGCACAGATTCTTTTGGCTGTGGGGCCTGATCTTTACCTCCTGGACCATGCAGCCTGCTCCGCAGTG ACGCCCCCTGGCCTGGCCCCAGGAGTGAGTAGCTTCCTGCAGATGGCTGTCTCTTTCACCTACCGACACCTGGCACTCTTCACAGACACAGGCTGTATCTGGATGGGGACAGCTTCACTCAAG GAGAAGCTGTGTGAGTTCAACTGCAATATCCGAGCCCCACCGAAGCAGATGGTCTG GTGCAGCCGTCCTCGCAGCAAGGAGCGGGCTGTTGTGGTGGCCTGGGAGAGGCGGCTAATGGTGGTGGGTGATGCACCTGAGAGCATCCA GTTTGTGCTGGATGAGGACTCCTACCTGGTACCTGAGCTGGATGGGGTTCGCATCTTCTCCCGTAGCACCCATGAGTTCCTGCACGAAGTTCCAG TGGCCAGTGAGGAGATCTTCAAAATTGCCTCGATGGCCCCTGGAGCGCTGCTGTTAGAGGCCCAGAAAGAATATGAG AAAGAGAGCCAGAAGGCAGATGAGTACCTGCGGGAGATCCAGGAGCTGGGGCAGCTGACCCAGGCCGTGCAGCAGTGCATCGAGGCCGCAGGACACGAGCACCGGCCAGACATGCAGAAGAGCCTGCTTAGG GCTGCCTCCTTCGGAAAGTGTTTCCTCGACAGATTTCCACCCGACAGCTTCGTGCGCATGTGTCAGGACCTTCGTGTGCTCAATGCCATTCGGGACTATCACATCGGGATCCCCCTAACATATAGCCA ATACAAACAGCTCACCATCCAGGTGTTGCTGGACAG GCTTGTGTTGCGGAGGCTTTACCCCCTGGCCATCCAGATATGCGAGTACTTGCGCCTTCCTGAAGTGCAGGGTGTCAGCAGGATCCTGGCCCACTGGGCCTGCTACAAG GTACAACAGAAGGATGTGTCTGATGAGGATGTTGCTCGGGCCATTAACCAGAAGCTGGGAGACACACCCGGTGTCTCTTACTCCGACATTGCTGCGCGGGCCTATGGCTGTGGCCGCACGGAGCTGGCCATCAAG CTGCTGGAGTATGAGCCACGCTCTGGGGAGCAGGTACCTCTTCTCCTAAAAATGAAGAGGAGCAAACTGGCACTGAGCAAGGCCATCGAGAGTGGGGACACTGACTTGG TGTTCACGGTGTTGCTGCACCTGAAGAACGAGCTCAACCGAGGAGATTTTTTCATGACCCTTCGGAACCAGCCCATGGCCCTGAGCTTGTACCGACAG ttctgtaagcatcaggAGCTAGAGACGCTGAAGGACCTTTACAATCAGGACGACAAccaccaggagctgggcagcTTCCACATCCGAGCCAGCTACGCAGAGGAG CGTATTGAGGGGCGGGTCGCAGCTCTGCAGACAGCAGCTGATGCCTTCTACAAGGCCAAGAATGAGTTTGCAGCCAAG GCCACAGAGGATCAAATGCGGCTCCTACGGCTACAGCGACGCctagaggaggagctggggcgcCAGTTCCTAGACTTGTCTTTACATGACACGGTCACCACCCTCATTCTTGATGGCCACAACAAGCGTGCAGAGCAGCTGGCACGTGACTTTCGCATCCCTGACAAGAG ACTCTGGTGGCTGAAGCTGACTGCCTTGGCAGATCTGGAAGACTGGGAGGAGCTAGAGAAATTTTCTAAGAGCAAGAAATCACCCATTGGCTACCTG CCCTTTGTGGAGATCTGCATGAAGCAACACAACAAATATGAGGCCAAGAAGTACGCCTCTCGTGTGGGTCCTGAGCAGAAAGTCAAGGCCTTGCTTCTCGTTGG GGATGTGGCTCAGGCTGCTGACGTGGCCATCGAACGCCGGAATGAGGCAGAGCTGAGCCTTGTATTGTCCCACTGCACGGGAGCCACAGATGGGGCCACAGCCGACAAGATTCAGCGAGCCAGGGCACAAGCTCAGAAGAAGTGA